The genomic DNA CGGCGTCGCACATCCCCCGCAGGTCGACCCGCGCGGACGGCCCGATGACGCTGACCACCCATTCGGCAGTGAGGTCGAGACCTGCCCGCTCCGAGCGCACGCGGAGGTCCGCCCCCAGAACCCCGCGGTGCACGAGCAGGTCTCTGACGACGGGCAGGTCGATTCCCACCCCCGGCCTCATCAACTCCAGATCACGCGCTGCGAGAAGGGCGTACAACCCGGCGAAACGACCGACGACGGTGACGAACGCGTCGTCGATGTCGAGTGGAACGACGACGAGCAGCCCGCCCACGTACCTACCCGCCACGGCCGCCGGATGGTAGATCGCCCTCCCCTCCCGTCGTGGTACGACGATCGGTCGACCCAGCCGACGGCCCTGCGTGACGACGTCGAGGACCCACCGATCGCGCCGCGGGTCGAGCGTCGACGTCAGCGGCGAGCGCGCGACTTCGCAGTCGGCGTCATCCACCACGAGGATCTGGGTGATCGCCGGGCACGCCTCCACGACGGCATCCACGATCTCGGTCGTCCCCGCCCCCGCGAGGACACGCGCGAACAACTCGTCGTAGAGATCCTTCGTCCGCTCCGTCGGCTCGATGCTCTCGACGGACACAGCCGATTCCTTTCGCTACGGCTCGATCGGTCGCGAGCACGCCCCGAACGATAGGCGGGCTTCCGCCTCGACGCTTCCACGAAATGACGCGACTTCACGAAACCGGTTCAGGGCGTGGCCCGATACGAAGAAGGACTCTCGCCGACCCGCCGTTTGAAGGTCGTCGCGAAATGGCTCGGACTCGAGAATCCGAGC from Tsukamurella paurometabola includes the following:
- a CDS encoding PucR family transcriptional regulator — translated: MSVESIEPTERTKDLYDELFARVLAGAGTTEIVDAVVEACPAITQILVVDDADCEVARSPLTSTLDPRRDRWVLDVVTQGRRLGRPIVVPRREGRAIYHPAAVAGRYVGGLLVVVPLDIDDAFVTVVGRFAGLYALLAARDLELMRPGVGIDLPVVRDLLVHRGVLGADLRVRSERAGLDLTAEWVVSVIGPSARVDLRGMCDAVTAGFGYVAVVGGAVAVLVAGDDPAGAAADIGAEIQRALGTDALVCAASAEDVLSGGMARAYSAAATAARVLRTIGRSSGAVDAASLPAFVPLLKSVTSSEMDGFLDSMLGPIREFDDATSSELLRTLRVFFDEKMNTAATARRLGLHPNTVIKRQRRLTELLGGGWADGAGAVSLRLALSIDRLAADQRD